In the Drosophila willistoni isolate 14030-0811.24 chromosome 3R, UCI_dwil_1.1, whole genome shotgun sequence genome, GTGCTGCTAACAGAGGCGCCGCTAAATCCTCGCCGTAATCGAGAGAAGGCAGCCGAATTTTTCTTCGAAGGCATCAATGCTCCTGCCCTCTTCGTGTCCATGCAGGCCGTGCTCAGTCTGTAAGGTCTACTAAATCCTTTTGTTCCTTCAAGCGATTCAAAccctttttctctttctcagCTATGCCACTGGTCGCGTTACTGGAGTGGTACTCGACTCCGGCGACGGTGTGACGCATGCAGTTCCCATCTATGAGGGATTCGCCATGCCTCACAGTATTATGCGGGTGGACATAGCTGGTCGGGATGTCACCCGCTACCTCAAAACACTTCTGCGGCGCGAGGGTTTCAATTTCAGATCAACAGCTGAATTTGAAATTGTGCGTTCTATCAAGGAGAAAGTCTGCTATCTGGCCACAAATCCGCAAAAGGAGGAAACTGTGGAAACGGAAAAGTTTGCCTACAAACTACCCGACGGCAAGACCTTCGAAGTGGGACAGGCTCGCTTCCGGGCTCCAGAAGTTCTCTTCCGCCCCGATTTGCTGGGCGAAGAATGCGAAGGCATACACGACGTGCTAATGTACTCCATTGAAAAGTCGGATATGGATCTGAGAAAAATGCTCTATCAGAATATTGTGTTGTCTGGTGGTTCCACACTATTCAAAGGTTTCGGTGATCGACTGCTGTCTGAGTTGAGGAAACATTCGGCCAAGGATCTAAAGATCAGAGTAAGTTTTACCTTTAAAATTGTTAATATACCAATAATACGTGAGGGGCAATATTTTCGCAGATTGCCGCTCCACAGGAACGACTCTACTCCACGTGGATGGGCGGATCCATTCTGGCCTCGCTTGATACATTCAAGAAAATGTGGATCTCTAAACGCGAGTACGAGGAGGAGGGCCAACGTGCCGTGCATAGAAAGActttttagtttgtttatCGACTTAAACGCTATTAAAAATTCTTCGCTAActacacatatacataaacatttaaatatcaGGTCTGTGTGTCAGCTAAGATCCCCAATTAACCGATTTCCCCTGGAGATTCAtcgtgtgttttgttttacgCAAAAAGTGGGCgcaaagtatttaaaaatgcTATTTATTGAAACATTGCTTTCTCAGCCtagaaaataaacaatttatcaaacaaaaaatttataaaaccaaaccaaacaaaattcTTGATTAATGTACGAAAAGCGAAACATTGCGTCTAAATGAGAAATCAATGAATGGCTCACAGCCTGCTGACGGAACGGAACGCCAGAGCTCGAGAGCTTTAGCTTTTGTTAGGTGTTAGTTTCTTTATGCTTTTCAGTTGTTTTATCGTTTGGTTGTGTTGCAAACTCGCCGTATCCACGGTAACGACGAGACTTTATGTTTCAACAACTCAACTGGCCAAAACCAATGAAAACTATCTGTTCCAACGAAGCGTGACTGGCGGaacgcaaaacaaaaacataagaATTTATATACCAAATATATACTTTAGACAGAGGTCAAAATTACCAACCGAAACTCTAACAATGGCTCTAGTGGTGGCAGCTGGAGAGGAACAACATCGAAATGTTAACGAAACGGAGGCAAGTCTCTAAATATTTTCATACCACCGAAACGTAGTCTTGGGTAAAAAAAACCCTGATCTTCATCACATATATTCCTGTTTATTATTTGTCAGCTTACATCATTTACaaacatgtatgtatgtagttatgGAGCTTGGTATAGCCACAAGTTCCACTTGCGAAAGTAGGCTAAAAACTAAATAGAATGGCTAGAAAAGTAATGAAAGCTTAATAATGGAATCTGCATAATTAGTGAATATACTGCACCaatatttgcaattaaaaGGGATTACAGTCACTAACGACTAAACAAAGTCagttgaaaaataattaaagcATCTGAAAAATGACAAACCTCATTTAATTTGAAACCTGCCCTCGTTAATGTGCCAGAGTGTAATTATTCGTGTGCAATTCAATACAATTCACATATGACGTCCAAGCCTTACTATTAAGGCAAACCCGGTTCGGTACTTTGATGAGCTGtgcgaaaaatattttcatttcccgACTGCCATGCATGAGATAGAAacttttattgattttttaattaaaatagacCAATTACGAGGGAGCGGGAGAGGAATATAATGAATTATCCTTTGCTCCAGCTCATTGTTCAATCATTCAAAGTTTTTTAGTTGACAATGTTCGATACTATAAAGTTTCCACAATTCTTTGCGCGAAAATTTGACAACAATGCTTGGGAGGTAAAATATATCAAAGAAACTATAAATGTGATTTGTAATAAGAGAAAGATGCAAGACTTAAGGTTTACATAATCAACTTTAttgttatataaattaaatccAAAATGAATTTATAGTTCTTAAATCGCTAGCACGTATTAAGTGTTTATCAGCTAACAACAATCTGTATTCATTTAAACTTTAAAccgaatttgaaaataaatatttttgactgTGCTA is a window encoding:
- the LOC6650662 gene encoding actin-related protein 1, whose product is MEPYDVVVNQPVVIDNGSGVIKAGFAGEHIPKCRFPNYIGRPKHVRVMAGALEGDIFVGPKAEEHRGLLSIRYPMEHGIVTDWNDMERIWSYIYSKEQLATFTEDHPVLLTEAPLNPRRNREKAAEFFFEGINAPALFVSMQAVLSLYATGRVTGVVLDSGDGVTHAVPIYEGFAMPHSIMRVDIAGRDVTRYLKTLLRREGFNFRSTAEFEIVRSIKEKVCYLATNPQKEETVETEKFAYKLPDGKTFEVGQARFRAPEVLFRPDLLGEECEGIHDVLMYSIEKSDMDLRKMLYQNIVLSGGSTLFKGFGDRLLSELRKHSAKDLKIRIAAPQERLYSTWMGGSILASLDTFKKMWISKREYEEEGQRAVHRKTF